From the genome of Candidatus Omnitrophota bacterium:
GCCGCCCGAAGGTGAACTCAGCACAAAAATCCCGGGGCCCGTGTGTTTTGTCGTTTTCATTTTCTTTTATCCAGTTTCGCCAGAGCCGCTTTTATTATATCCTGAACCTGCATCGCGGAGTCATTTTTCTTCATCACATCTTCCACGGCGCCGCGGGCAATATGGAACGGCCAACCCATGGCCGTAAGAGCCGCCGCCGCGTCTGAAAAATCCCCCCTGATAATGACCCCGTCATCTTCTATCTCAAGTTTCCTGACCTTGTCCTTGAGGTCCACTATTATCCTTTTCGCCCCTTTCTCGCCGAGACCCGCCACGGCGGATAGAGCTTTAGCGTCGCCTGAGATAATAGACGACACTATCTGTGACGGAGTATAAACATTGAGGAGAGCGATGGACACTTTCGGCCCGACGCCTGAAACCGAGATCAGGAGCTTGAAAATATCCCGCTCTTCTTTTTTCATAAAACCGTAAAGCTGAGGGAGCTCATCCCTGTTGTATTTCATGTGGGTGTAAACAAGGCATTCCTCGCCGGGATCCGGCAGAGCCGTTTTTGCCTCATCCGTCATGAAAAGTTCAAAACCAAGACCGGAGACCGCTATCACGACACTTGCGCTCTTTTCAACAAGTATTCCTTTGAGCAATGCTATCATACGACGCTCTCCACGAGGCCCTGCGCG
Proteins encoded in this window:
- the ruvA gene encoding Holliday junction branch migration protein RuvA, translated to MRLLLSHGYEKLRAGPRGERRMIALLKGILVEKSASVVIAVSGLGFELFMTDEAKTALPDPGEECLVYTHMKYNRDELPQLYGFMKKEERDIFKLLISVSGVGPKVSIALLNVYTPSQIVSSIISGDAKALSAVAGLGEKGAKRIIVDLKDKVRKLEIEDDGVIIRGDFSDAAAALTAMGWPFHIARGAVEDVMKKNDSAMQVQDIIKAALAKLDKRK